In Clupea harengus chromosome 1, Ch_v2.0.2, whole genome shotgun sequence, one DNA window encodes the following:
- the angptl8 gene encoding uncharacterized protein angptl8 isoform X2 — protein MTRALCVLCVAAVLAFQGVQAAPVGEQEASEEEVNVLMFGVLQFSDSLRYTYQLTEARLARLTRAIRSTEGLLRQLDRQTLEAKQAEVQIKEGIHLLQAQTADLKTTAQQTKGKVEQVEQEELEIKTKLSGLNSIFKKASPDSVKSLKEAVQRHSMLLKDLLDRTQEQKGILQLQNLHLTKLQKQNGS, from the exons ATGACGCGGGCTctgtgcgtgctgtgtgtggcGGCCGTGTTGGCGTTTCAGGGCGTGCAGGCGGCCCCGGTGGGGGAGCAGGAAGCctcggaggaggaggtgaacgTGCTGATGTTTGGCGTGCTGCAGTTCAGCGACTCCCTGCGCTACACCTACCAACTGACCGAGGCCCGGCTGGCCCGCCTGACCAGAGCCATCCGCAGCACAGAGGGCCTTTTGAGGCAACTGGACCGCCAGACACTGGAGGCCAAGCAGGCCGAGGTCCAGATCAAAGAGGGGATCCACCTTCTCCAg GCACAGACAGCAGATCTTAAAACCACAGCCCAGCAGACCAAGGGGAAGGTGGAGCAGGTGGAGCAAGAAGAGCTGGAGATCAAGACGAAGCTGAGCGGACTAAACTCCATTTTCAAAAAGGCCAGCCCTGACAGCGTCAAATcactgaag GAGGCAGTTCAGAGGCACTCAATGCTATTGAAGGATCTACTGGACAGGACCCAGGAACAGAAGGGAATACTACAGCTTCAGAACCTACATTTGACCAAATTACAGAAACAG AATGGGTCATGA
- the angptl8 gene encoding uncharacterized protein angptl8 isoform X1 codes for MTRALCVLCVAAVLAFQGVQAAPVGEQEASEEEVNVLMFGVLQFSDSLRYTYQLTEARLARLTRAIRSTEGLLRQLDRQTLEAKQAEVQIKEGIHLLQAQTADLKTTAQQTKGKVEQVEQEELEIKTKLSGLNSIFKKASPDSVKSLKEAVQRHSMLLKDLLDRTQEQKGILQLQNLHLTKLQKQASLTFSFLYILICPLPCL; via the exons ATGACGCGGGCTctgtgcgtgctgtgtgtggcGGCCGTGTTGGCGTTTCAGGGCGTGCAGGCGGCCCCGGTGGGGGAGCAGGAAGCctcggaggaggaggtgaacgTGCTGATGTTTGGCGTGCTGCAGTTCAGCGACTCCCTGCGCTACACCTACCAACTGACCGAGGCCCGGCTGGCCCGCCTGACCAGAGCCATCCGCAGCACAGAGGGCCTTTTGAGGCAACTGGACCGCCAGACACTGGAGGCCAAGCAGGCCGAGGTCCAGATCAAAGAGGGGATCCACCTTCTCCAg GCACAGACAGCAGATCTTAAAACCACAGCCCAGCAGACCAAGGGGAAGGTGGAGCAGGTGGAGCAAGAAGAGCTGGAGATCAAGACGAAGCTGAGCGGACTAAACTCCATTTTCAAAAAGGCCAGCCCTGACAGCGTCAAATcactgaag GAGGCAGTTCAGAGGCACTCAATGCTATTGAAGGATCTACTGGACAGGACCCAGGAACAGAAGGGAATACTACAGCTTCAGAACCTACATTTGACCAAATTACAGAAACAGGCAAGTttaactttttcttttctatataTTTTAATATGTCCATTACCCTGTCTGTAA